Proteins found in one Gardnerella vaginalis ATCC 14018 = JCM 11026 genomic segment:
- a CDS encoding type II toxin-antitoxin system RelE/ParE family toxin, producing MDEYKVKVTRQAKEHLALIREYIATELKEPTVAKRVLELLKAEMMSLQTMPYRVKCIDEQPWGELGFRRIRVKNYYVYFCVDDSRKEVQILAVIYVRRGQTKQLEQL from the coding sequence ATGGATGAGTATAAGGTAAAAGTTACTCGTCAGGCGAAAGAGCATCTTGCACTTATCCGAGAATATATTGCCACGGAGTTAAAAGAACCGACGGTAGCTAAAAGAGTACTCGAGCTACTAAAAGCGGAAATGATGTCTTTGCAGACGATGCCTTATCGTGTGAAGTGTATAGATGAGCAGCCGTGGGGTGAGCTTGGTTTTAGAAGAATACGCGTAAAAAATTATTACGTTTATTTTTGTGTTGATGATAGTAGAAAAGAAGTTCAAATACTCGCGGTTATCTACGTGAGAAGAGGCCAGACTAAACAACTGGAACAATTGTAA
- a CDS encoding type II toxin-antitoxin system RelB/DinJ family antitoxin, translating to MAVTKTANVNVRIQENIKQQAEQILETIGIPRATAIDMFYRQIILNKGIPFSLTIPKSLPAQDDMDEKTFNALMVKGYDQAVCGDSYPIDDVFEELERGL from the coding sequence ATGGCAGTTACTAAAACAGCGAATGTGAATGTGAGAATACAAGAAAATATTAAGCAGCAGGCGGAGCAGATTCTGGAAACTATTGGAATTCCTAGGGCTACTGCTATTGACATGTTTTATCGTCAAATCATTCTTAATAAGGGTATTCCGTTTTCGCTTACTATTCCAAAGTCACTTCCGGCACAAGATGATATGGACGAGAAAACGTTTAACGCGTTGATGGTTAAAGGTTATGATCAGGCGGTTTGTGGCGATAGTTATCCGATAGATGATGTTTTTGAAGAGCTTGAACGAGGTCTTTAA